In one window of Arachis ipaensis cultivar K30076 chromosome B06, Araip1.1, whole genome shotgun sequence DNA:
- the LOC107604674 gene encoding aberrant root formation protein 4 isoform X2, with amino-acid sequence MSSMSGESETVSFQASETQNTIQRILQSCSKLVEAGDIHESDSTISELVNFLDSLSDAALSDLNNEPAQNDAFDALTEIHQYICSPSLAQEAVDALSFELPKAVSKFAGISNRFLDKAISIIDQFLEKCGPRDMLSILCNTIGYSSNMTKAASYIVPPLSGLSKVFTSIKRRHFEQVQVAVPIILNVLKAVALDSDDADDAELESVFHRAVGIANSIYEVCNKLDGVSNEKLRALLGLYVLQCLALLSASISYKDSTCHLLVLELSQISSYCGLTYMSLLTAFDVETVVGFVFGEDKDAHMSCLSHVKHGVALSVVWGLVSEEVAHATKESLVAIKDDLHNNQTKRWQAIGTLKHVLSFVNLPWELKKHTINFLLCITDGCVSGEYLGEHSEWSSYMPNIFTALQAIKMVIMYAPEPEVRKKSFALLKAVLTDIPDTRRFDILKALITNTDSSSMIAIFIDIVRREMHMEVCNSTSVKEAPDSNNETHPDMPFWTPSVLELVELVLRPPRGGPPSLPDASDAVLSALNLYRFVLMTESTGNIKTYRS; translated from the exons ATGTCATCCATGTCTGGAGAGAGTGAAACTGTGTCGTTTCAAGCTTCTGAAACTCAGAATACCATTCAAAGGATTCTACAATCATGCTCTAAA CTGGTTGAGGCTGGCGATATCCATGAGTCTGACAGCACAATCTCAGAGCTTGTCAACTTCCTTGATTCTTTATCGGATGCCGCTCTTTCAGACCTAAACAATGAGCCTGCGCAGAATGATGCATTTGATGCTCTCACTGAGATCCATCAATATATATGTTCTCCTTCTCTTGCCCAG GAAGCTGTTGATGCCCTTTCCTTTGAATTACCAAAGGCCGTCTCCAAGTTTGCTGGCATTTCGAACAGATTTTTAGACAAGGCAATCAGCATCATTGATCAGTTTCTAGAGAAATGTGGTCCAAGGGATATGCTTTCTATTCTTTGTAAT ACAATAGGTTATTCAAGTAATATGACCAAGGCTGCCAGTTACATTGTTCCTCCGTTATCAGGGCTCTCAAAGG tCTTTACCTCCATCAAGAGGCGTCATTTTGAGCAAGTACAAGTGGCTGTTCCGATCATTCTTAATGTGTTGAAGGCTGTGGCTTTGGATTCAGATGACGCAGATGATGCAGAACTTGAGAGTGTATTTCACAGAGCTGTTGGGATTGCAAATTCTATATATGAAGTTTGCAATAAGTTG GACGGTGTTTCAAATGAGAAGCTCCGAGCTCTTCTTGGACTATATGTCCTCCAATGCCTG GCACTTCTTTCGGCCAGCATAAGCTATAAAGATTCCACCTGTCATTTGTTGGTGTTGGAACTGTCACAAATATCTTCATATTGTGGTTTAACATATATGAGTCTTTTAACTGCTTTCGATGTTGAGACTGTGGTTGGCTTTGTTTTTGGAG AAGATAAAGATGCCCATATGAGTTGTTTGTCTCATGTCAAACATGGTGTTGCTCTTTCAG TGGTATGGGGGCTTGTCTCAGAGGAGGTTGCTCATGCCACTAAAGAGAGTTTGGTTGCTATCAAGGATGACCTTCACAATAACCAGACCAAACGATGGCAAGCAATAGGAACATTAAAACATGTACTTTCCTTTGTCAATTTGCCATGGGAGCTAAAGAAACATACTATCAACTTCTTGCTTTGCATCACAGATGGATGCGTTTCCGGAGAATATCTTGGTGAACATTCTGAATGGTCATCTTATATGCCTAACATTTTCACAGCTTTGCAG GCTATTAAAATGGTTATCATGTATGCCCCAGAGCCAGAAGTAAGAAAAAAATCCTTTGCTTTGCTGAAAGCA GTACTCACTGATATTCCTGATACTCGAAGGTTTGACATTTTGAAAGCGTTGATTACAAATACAGACTCATCCTCCATG ATTGCCATTTTCATCGATATTGTCAGGAGGGAAATGCACATGGAAGTTTGCAACAGTACATCCGTAAAAGAAGCCCCAGACTCTAATAATGAAACGCATCCCGATATGCCATTTTGGACTCCAAGTGTTCTTGAGTTGGTGGAGTTGGTTCTAAGGCCCCCACGTGGTGGACCTCCTTCCCTCCCTGATGCGAGTGATGCG GTTTTGTCAGCTCTCAACCTATACAGATTTGTATTGATGACAGAATCTACAG GTAATATCAAAACGTATAGATCATAG
- the LOC107604674 gene encoding aberrant root formation protein 4 isoform X1, with translation MSSMSGESETVSFQASETQNTIQRILQSCSKLVEAGDIHESDSTISELVNFLDSLSDAALSDLNNEPAQNDAFDALTEIHQYICSPSLAQEAVDALSFELPKAVSKFAGISNRFLDKAISIIDQFLEKCGPRDMLSILCNTIGYSSNMTKAASYIVPPLSGLSKVFTSIKRRHFEQVQVAVPIILNVLKAVALDSDDADDAELESVFHRAVGIANSIYEVCNKLDGVSNEKLRALLGLYVLQCLALLSASISYKDSTCHLLVLELSQISSYCGLTYMSLLTAFDVETVVGFVFGEDKDAHMSCLSHVKHGVALSVVWGLVSEEVAHATKESLVAIKDDLHNNQTKRWQAIGTLKHVLSFVNLPWELKKHTINFLLCITDGCVSGEYLGEHSEWSSYMPNIFTALQAIKMVIMYAPEPEVRKKSFALLKAVLTDIPDTRRFDILKALITNTDSSSMIAIFIDIVRREMHMEVCNSTSVKEAPDSNNETHPDMPFWTPSVLELVELVLRPPRGGPPSLPDASDAVLSALNLYRFVLMTESTGKTNRTGVLSRSNLVKAYNEWLLPLRTLVSGIMTENKNDYDQLAVDTVCTLNPLEPVLYRCIELVEEKLKQSTT, from the exons ATGTCATCCATGTCTGGAGAGAGTGAAACTGTGTCGTTTCAAGCTTCTGAAACTCAGAATACCATTCAAAGGATTCTACAATCATGCTCTAAA CTGGTTGAGGCTGGCGATATCCATGAGTCTGACAGCACAATCTCAGAGCTTGTCAACTTCCTTGATTCTTTATCGGATGCCGCTCTTTCAGACCTAAACAATGAGCCTGCGCAGAATGATGCATTTGATGCTCTCACTGAGATCCATCAATATATATGTTCTCCTTCTCTTGCCCAG GAAGCTGTTGATGCCCTTTCCTTTGAATTACCAAAGGCCGTCTCCAAGTTTGCTGGCATTTCGAACAGATTTTTAGACAAGGCAATCAGCATCATTGATCAGTTTCTAGAGAAATGTGGTCCAAGGGATATGCTTTCTATTCTTTGTAAT ACAATAGGTTATTCAAGTAATATGACCAAGGCTGCCAGTTACATTGTTCCTCCGTTATCAGGGCTCTCAAAGG tCTTTACCTCCATCAAGAGGCGTCATTTTGAGCAAGTACAAGTGGCTGTTCCGATCATTCTTAATGTGTTGAAGGCTGTGGCTTTGGATTCAGATGACGCAGATGATGCAGAACTTGAGAGTGTATTTCACAGAGCTGTTGGGATTGCAAATTCTATATATGAAGTTTGCAATAAGTTG GACGGTGTTTCAAATGAGAAGCTCCGAGCTCTTCTTGGACTATATGTCCTCCAATGCCTG GCACTTCTTTCGGCCAGCATAAGCTATAAAGATTCCACCTGTCATTTGTTGGTGTTGGAACTGTCACAAATATCTTCATATTGTGGTTTAACATATATGAGTCTTTTAACTGCTTTCGATGTTGAGACTGTGGTTGGCTTTGTTTTTGGAG AAGATAAAGATGCCCATATGAGTTGTTTGTCTCATGTCAAACATGGTGTTGCTCTTTCAG TGGTATGGGGGCTTGTCTCAGAGGAGGTTGCTCATGCCACTAAAGAGAGTTTGGTTGCTATCAAGGATGACCTTCACAATAACCAGACCAAACGATGGCAAGCAATAGGAACATTAAAACATGTACTTTCCTTTGTCAATTTGCCATGGGAGCTAAAGAAACATACTATCAACTTCTTGCTTTGCATCACAGATGGATGCGTTTCCGGAGAATATCTTGGTGAACATTCTGAATGGTCATCTTATATGCCTAACATTTTCACAGCTTTGCAG GCTATTAAAATGGTTATCATGTATGCCCCAGAGCCAGAAGTAAGAAAAAAATCCTTTGCTTTGCTGAAAGCA GTACTCACTGATATTCCTGATACTCGAAGGTTTGACATTTTGAAAGCGTTGATTACAAATACAGACTCATCCTCCATG ATTGCCATTTTCATCGATATTGTCAGGAGGGAAATGCACATGGAAGTTTGCAACAGTACATCCGTAAAAGAAGCCCCAGACTCTAATAATGAAACGCATCCCGATATGCCATTTTGGACTCCAAGTGTTCTTGAGTTGGTGGAGTTGGTTCTAAGGCCCCCACGTGGTGGACCTCCTTCCCTCCCTGATGCGAGTGATGCG GTTTTGTCAGCTCTCAACCTATACAGATTTGTATTGATGACAGAATCTACAG GAAAGACAAACCGCACTGGAGTATTGTCTAGGAGCAATTTAGTGAAGGCCTACAATGAATGGCTGCTTCCTTTGCGCACCTTGGTGAGTGGGATTATGACAGAGAACAAGAATGATTATGATCAGCTTGCAGTTGACACTGTGTGTACCCTGAATCCACTTGAACCTGTTTTGTACCGTTGCATTGAGCTTGTAGAAGAGAAGCTTAAACAATCTACCACATAA